One window of Oreochromis niloticus isolate F11D_XX linkage group LG23, O_niloticus_UMD_NMBU, whole genome shotgun sequence genomic DNA carries:
- the LOC106098969 gene encoding E3 ubiquitin-protein ligase TRIM21-like, whose protein sequence is MSAASCLLSEDQFLCSICLDVFTDPVSTPCGHNFCKNCISHHWDISERCQCPMCNKLFETRPELHINTLFSEMVSQFRRKAQQKVSQKRHQLIDPEENLEGRMCMKHNKPLELFCKTDQTCVYVLCSVVDHKTHEFVPMREEYEGKKAELGKTEAEIQQMIQKRRLKIQEIKKSVKMSKDAADREKAEGVQVFTALKESVDRRLNELIKEIEDKQESTEKQAEGFIKDLEQEISELMKRSSEVEQLSHAKDHLHLLQSFSSLKAAPTTKDWTEVSIHPPSYEGTVVRAVDQLKATLSKDMKKLFEAELKRVQQYAVDVTLDPDTAHPYLILSDDGKQVHCGEEENDLPDNPERFSLFLCVLGKQSFSSGRFYFEVQLTDKTKWFLGVCRESVNRKEEITLSPEKGYWTVAELDKNIYVALQDFPVRLLLQSDPEKVGVFVDYEEGLVSFHDVDDAALIYSFTGCSFTEKLYPFFCPCDNDDSGVNSAPLIICPVNQ, encoded by the coding sequence ATGTCTGCTGCCAGCTGTCTTCTATCTGAAGATCAGTTTCTGTGCTCCATCTGTCTGGATGTCTTCACTGATCCAGTCTCCACACCATGTGGACACAActtctgcaaaaactgcatcAGTCATCACTGGGATATCAGTGAGAGGTGTCAGTGTCCCATGTGTAATAAGTTGTTTGAGACCAGACCTGAGCTGCACATCAACACTTTATTTTCTGAGATGGTTTCTCAGTTCAGACGTAAAGCTCAGCAGAAAGTCAGCCAGAAAAGACATCAGCTGATTGATCCTGAGGAGAACCTGGAAGGCAGGATGTGTATGAAGCACAATAAACCTCTGGAGCTGTTCTGTAAGACCGATCAGACATGTGTCTACGTGCTCTgctctgttgttgaccacaagACTCATGAGTTTGTTCCTATGAGAGAAGAATATGAAGGAAAGAAGGCAGAACTGGGGAAGACTGAGGCTGAAATTCAACAAATGATCCAGAAGAGACGACTGAAGATTCAGGAGATCAAAAAGTCAGTGAAGATGAGTAAAGATGctgcagacagagagaaagcagaaggtgTTCAGGTCTTCACTGCTCTGAAGGAGTCTGTTGACAGACGCCTGAATGAGCTCATAAAGGAGATTGAAGACAAACAAGAATCAACAGAGAAACAGGCTGAAGGTTTCATCAAAGATCTGGAACAGGAAATCTCTGAGCTGATGAAGAGAAGCTCTGaggtggagcagctctcacacgCTAAAGATCACCTCCACCTCCTACAAAGCTTCTCCTCTCTGAAAGCTGCTCCAACCACCAAAGACTGGACAGAGGTCAGTATCCATCCACCATCATATGAGGGGACTGTGGTGAGAGctgtggatcagctgaaggcaaCACTCAGTAAAGACATGAAGAAGCTGTTTGAGGCTGAGTTGAAGAGGGTCCAGCAGTATGCAGTGGATGTGACTCTTGATCCTGATACAGCACATCCTTATCTCATCCTGTCTGATGATGGAAAACAAGTACACTGTGGTGAAGAGGAGAATGATCTTCCAGACAACCCAGAgagattttctctgtttctttgtgttttaggAAAGCAGAGTTTCTCTTCAGGCAGATTTTACTTTGAGGTTCAACTTACAGATAAGACTAAATGGTTTTTAGGAGTGTGCAGAGAGTCAGTCAACAGAAAGGAAGAAATCACACTGAGTCCTGAGAAAGGTTACTGGACTGTAGCAGAACTAGATAAAAATATTTATGTAGCGCTTCAGGATTTTCCAGTCCGTCTCCTGCTTCAGTCAGACCCTGAGAAGGTGGGGGTGTTTGTGGATTATGAGGAGGGTCTGGTCTCCTTTCATGATGTAGATGATGCAGCTCTTATCTACTCCTTTACTGGCTGCTCCTTCACTGAGAAACTCTACCCATTCTTCTGTCCCTGTGATAATGATGATAGTGGTGTAAACTCAGCACCTCTGATCATTTGTCCTGTCAACCAATGA